The Candidatus Dependentiae bacterium genome contains the following window.
CAGACAAGTACAAAAATGGCAGAGTTTGAAAATGCAGACATGTTTATAGTTCAAGTCTCAGCACTATTACATGATATAGCAGATTGGAAATTTCATGACGGCAATCAAGATATTGGCCATCAAACAGCAGAAAAAATTTTAAAAGATCTAAATGTTGAAGAAGAAATAATTCAAAAAATAAAAGAAATTGTAAAAAATATATATTTTAAGGGTGCGAAAGTTGAGCATCCCAAAATGGAAACAATTGAGGGTATGATAGTTCAAGACGCAGATAGACTTGATGCAATAGGAGCTCTTGGAATAGCTAGAGCATTTGCCTGTGGCGCACATAAAAATCAAGTAATTTACGATCCAAGTATAAAACCAATTTTACATGATAATATTGATGCATATTTCAAGAGTCAAAATCCTACAATAAATCATTTTTACGAAAAATTACTTTTATTAAAAGATAAAATGAATACACAAACCGGAAAAAGATTGGCTCAAGAACGACACGACTTTATGCAAATTTATCTTAATCAGTTTTATAAAGAATGGAATCAAGAAATTTAATTTACAAAATAATTTTCAGGTAAAAATATGTCTATAAAAAACGTAAAATTATTAATATTATTTAGCTTTTTAACTTTAAATATCTCAGCTTGCAGCCCACTTTTAGTGATGGAAGATTTAGTAAAAAAAAATAATATAGATGTTTCACAAATATCACTTTTTATAACTTATCATATTAAAAATAATGGAATAGCATTTATAAAATATTTAAAAGATGCCGGTTTTAACGATATAACGGTTATAGGAAGACCATATTCAACAAGCCCGCAAGCTAAAGCTGAAATGGAAAAATATTCTAAAGTTTTGACACCATCAAGTGAAGAATTGGAATCTTTAAATATTATAGATCAAGTGCTTACACCGGTAATAAAAAATACAGATAAAAAATTTGTATGTTTGGATTTGGGTGGATATTTTAGTAAATATTTTGAAAGTAAAAAAATAAGTCCTAAAAATTGTCTTGGAATCGTTGAAGGTACCATGAATGGAATCTGGTTTAATATTTATGAATATACTCCAAGAGTTCCATTATTATCAATTGCCAGCTCTAATATAAAAGAAAATGTGGAACATTACCTAATTGCAAAAGCAATAATTAGAAATTCTGAATATCTATTAATCAATGAATTTCAACAATCGTTTATTGGTAAAAATATTTTAGTTTGCGGGTATGGAAGAATCGGTGAAAAAATTGCGTCACTTCTAAAAAGAGATGCAACCATATATATTTTAGATAAAGATCCGCTAAAACTTGTAAAAGCTGCTATAGATGGGCTAAAAATATTTCAAAAACAAGATCAACAAAATATAGATATAATAATAGGCGTTACAGGAAATATAGTTTTTGCGCAAGAACTTATAAATTTAAAAAATAATGTAGTTCTTATAAATGGATCAACAAGACAAAAAGAGTTTGCATTTTCAGCAATAAAAGATCAAATTATCACTCAAGAAAATTTTGATGGGCACACTACATATAAACTTAATAATAATAGAGAAATTCATGTTCTTGCAGACGGTTTTCCGGTAAATTTTTGGCGAACAGAGTCAACACCGGAATTTTGTCTCGATGCTTTATTTTCAGTTGAATTTGAACTATTAATTGAATTATTAAGACGTTTTAATGAAAATCAACCCCTTACCCCGGGGTATTACCCTAGTGAGCATTTTTTTATAAATAAAGAACGTGAAGTTGCCACAATCTGGTTAAAAAAATACTTGAATATAGATTTAACTGTATAAAAGCCATTTGAAGCGTTCTATCTTTTTGTTTATAGTAATTATCTATTAATTATTGGTATCTGTAACTTGGATTATATTTAAATATGAATAACAAATTTGACGTTATAGTTGTTGGTGCAGGTCATGCCGGAATAGAAGCTGCATATGCTGCAGCAAAAATGGGCTCAAAAACTCTTTTATTAACAATAGATACAAACAAAATAGCTTTAATGCCATGCAACCCGTCAATCGGAGGGCTAGGCAAAGGGCATATTGTCTACGAAATAGAAGCTCTTGGCGGTATAATGCCAAAGCTCTGCACACTATCTTATTTACAAGCAAGAATGTTAAACACGAGTAAAGGCCCAGCTGTACAAGGCTTAAGATTACAAATAAATAAATTTGAATATTCTAAAAAAGCCA
Protein-coding sequences here:
- a CDS encoding HD domain-containing protein; amino-acid sequence: MNSFQLSVLNKIEELVKNKFQNESSGHDWWHIYRVWQTSTKMAEFENADMFIVQVSALLHDIADWKFHDGNQDIGHQTAEKILKDLNVEEEIIQKIKEIVKNIYFKGAKVEHPKMETIEGMIVQDADRLDAIGALGIARAFACGAHKNQVIYDPSIKPILHDNIDAYFKSQNPTINHFYEKLLLLKDKMNTQTGKRLAQERHDFMQIYLNQFYKEWNQEI
- a CDS encoding NAD-binding protein, whose amino-acid sequence is MSIKNVKLLILFSFLTLNISACSPLLVMEDLVKKNNIDVSQISLFITYHIKNNGIAFIKYLKDAGFNDITVIGRPYSTSPQAKAEMEKYSKVLTPSSEELESLNIIDQVLTPVIKNTDKKFVCLDLGGYFSKYFESKKISPKNCLGIVEGTMNGIWFNIYEYTPRVPLLSIASSNIKENVEHYLIAKAIIRNSEYLLINEFQQSFIGKNILVCGYGRIGEKIASLLKRDATIYILDKDPLKLVKAAIDGLKIFQKQDQQNIDIIIGVTGNIVFAQELINLKNNVVLINGSTRQKEFAFSAIKDQIITQENFDGHTTYKLNNNREIHVLADGFPVNFWRTESTPEFCLDALFSVEFELLIELLRRFNENQPLTPGYYPSEHFFINKEREVATIWLKKYLNIDLTV